DNA sequence from the Vicia villosa cultivar HV-30 ecotype Madison, WI linkage group LG3, Vvil1.0, whole genome shotgun sequence genome:
ataaactaaaaactcaatcaaaaataaaaattgcgGCTTTAATCTgagtcaaaaattaaaaattgaaaaaaaaaactaaattaaataaagtGATTTGAGCATGTTTCATATAATTAAAATCAGATAAAAAATTTGTTGTCATGTTTTCTGACATTTAAAATTTTGTTCTCAGGGATAGTTGTTAGATCAGATGTTTGACACAATTATGTAACTGAAATTAAATTGAGTGAAAATTCAGAAGTAAAAAAGACATTCGTAATGTATAGGTGAGGGGAAAATATGACAGTTTCTGCATATTTTGCTAGCATAGAAGAACCAATTGGTAAGAAGAAACATACATGATCATTTGCTCTTGAGTCAATGAGCCAAAAACTGGAATCATAATGACTAGAGTATGATAGGCTAGAGACATGAGAAATAAACAAGGTTTCATTTGGTTTGTGATTAGAATGAGTAgaaatttggtttgaatttggCATAATATTAGAAGGTTGGGTGTGATGGATTGAATTTGAATGTTGAATTAAGATAATTAGTTTAGAGTATTGCTCCTGAGTAATATTGTCTTGAGAATTTGTTGGACTGTCATCTCTAAAATTGGATTAATGTTACTCACTACTGCCAATAGAGTTGTAAGAATTGGCTTAAACTTGTTTCTTGGAAAAGTGTGGAAGGAATCTATGCTTTATGTAGCATAATTATATCTTATGACACATTCTATTGTAGTGAGTGCAAATCCTAAGATCCCTCTTGTATCCTGAACGCACATGATTCTTACCACGATCTTGAAACTTTCTTGCATCATAAGCATTGATCAAGGTGTTAGATTCTTCAATTTGAGGACTATTTTCAAGTTTAGGTAAAAGAGTAATGTTTTTAGGTTCTTGAATGACCATCGAATAAATTTTGCTAATGGAGAGTGAAGGTTCCATAAGAAGAATATGAGTCTTTATAGTAGATAAATTGTCATTCAAATCTGTGTAAAACTGAATGATTTGGTCTGCTATGCAAAAACTTATTGCATAGCGCATAGCTTCACATCTGCATTGTTTATTGCAAGTACAAGTTGGTATTGGTCTGTGTGAATTCAACTCTTCCCATAGTCCACGCATTTTAGTGTAGTAATCAAGAACTTATTTTATACCTTGTTTCATATTGTTGATCTCGGCTTCAAGATATGAAACTTCAATTCTATCGACTTAGGCAAATATTTCTTTGAGATCTATCCAAACTTCAAGATCATTTTCCATAAAAACGATAGTTTGAGCAATTGGTTGAGAAACTGAATTGAGAAGCCATGAATGAACCAGATAGTTGCAACGCTCCCATGCCACTCGATTCAGATCAAGAGGTTCATGTACTACAACGGATCCATCAATGAAAGATAGCTTATTTTTGGCACCAGACGCTGTTTGCATTGATCTTGACCAAGATAAGAATTATAACCATTCAAAAGAGGTGTAAGCTTAACAGAATTGGGACCTTCACTCGGATGAATGTAACAAACATATTCAATATCTCCATTAGAGACACGAATGGGAGGTTGAagacgtggaggcatggtgaatGGATCGGAAAAAAAACTAAACACAATCAAAAAAGGATTAAGAAGATTGTGAAAGatgcaaggaagaagatgaagaattaaAGAGAGACTAAAGTGAAATGTGATGATACCATATTATGATAAGAGAGTTTAACACTGGTGAACTCAAATGGAAAATAAAGTAGTTTCTTTTAACATTTCATTATTTGTACATGGAGATGATAGCTTACAACATGTAATTCTGTATCACATGTATGGTATAAAATACACATGTATGGTATAAAATCTTGTAGTGTAAGCTAACAACTTTCCAACTAAATAACTAACTTTTGAACTAactttctattattatttttattggttgATACAACTTTTCATGACTATGTACCAAATGTACTGATTGTTCCTTGTAAAAATAGATTTTCTCCTCTTCCTCTTTTAACTAATAATAAAGTTTCTTTCTTGCAAGACAATGAATCATTAAATGACCCTGTTGAAATCTGAAGTACAATCACCCCAACCTGCTGACCCACCTCCCATCAACATTGTCAGTGAAGTTGTTTTACCAACACTTCTAATTTTACATCTACACCAACAAATCAATAACTTCTGGTTACTGCATGGGCAAACCAACAAACTACTAATCTCCTTCAGCAAATTGACAATTGATGAATCGTCAAAACAACAAATTCTAACAACATCTCTCAACGAAACATATGAAGCAAGTATGTTATTTTCAAACCAAATAGTCACCTAATTTCAGCAACAAGATATCACATATGTTATTGATCCAGAATATGCAGCACTCCCTCAAAACAAAACATGGACTCTTGTCTCTCATCTATTGTGATAACTCCAATGTTGTCAGGCTTACCTCTAACCCAACTCTACACTCCATAACAGTATATTTTGAACTAGATTTTGTTGCGTCAAAGAAAAGATTCAAAAATATGAACTACTTGTTCATAACATTCTGTAGTTGATCAAAGAGCTTACAAAATCTAATCTTAAAACCATTTTTAATTTCTAGTTTTGTTTTATCAAAGAAAATCTTAAAAGTGTAACAGTCTGAGGACCTTCCATGAatacaaaaaatgaaatttgaattgTTAACACAGACATTCAACAGTCAAGATGAATTCAGTTAACGCTGCTACAAAATAGAATGACTTATTATATAACTAAATTATTCATAGGCCCCAGTTAAAAGGAAATGTAGGCTAAAATACATTCAAAATCTCTTAACCAAAACTGAATTCCGGTATGAAGTAACCTTTACAAGACATTAAactattttgtataagataaagTTGGTATCACGATAGCTGATTGCGCATTCAACAATGCTCGCAATGCATGCTCTAATTTACCGAAGTCCCAGTCAACTAGGACTAAAACAGAACAACATGAAAGTCTCGGCTGCATGAGCCATGCTTCTCAAGGAGGAGAAAACTCTCAGCAGAAGAGGAGCAATGCACAATGTATACATCTGATTGATCTTTAACACAACATCCAATATGTTATAACATGTAAACTTTGACAGTAGCCAGAGTTATGGTATCTTGGCTAGTAAGATATGTATGTTGATGGGCCTATAATCAAAAACCACTCAATCCAGAGAAATGCTTCTTCATGGCTTGGTCCTTCCTGTAATGGTTGTTTCTACCTCCTCCCCTtcctctccctctccctctcccCCTGTTATTTGGACCCTGATCTCTACCTTCTACTTCAGAAACATCTGATTGTTTTCCCTGCTGTTGATTATGTTCAAATTGTTTTCCTCCTTCTCTCTTTCCCCTGCCACTGCTATTCCCCCTTCCTTCTGTTTCAGAAACATGGAATTGGTTACCACCTCCCTTGTAGGAATCTGCCAACTTCTGTACCGCACCAAGAGGAAGGTTACCGCCACGTCCAAGACCATGTATCATTTCCTTTTGAGCATCATTAACTAATGAAGCTTCATCAGAATTTGCAACTGCTACAGAACCTGCCACTTTGTAGCTGTAATTCTTACCATCCTTGACATAGTACTGTGGCGTTTTCCTGGAGCCCCATTTTATATTAGAAGCATTTTGGACAGAGTTTCCAGACCCTATTGCCCTCGATCTACCCGATTTTTCATTTACTTCATCGTCACCAAGTATTTCACTTTCTTCTACTCCAGAGTCCGCTACGCTTAGACCCAAGTCATCAAAAGAGTCGTCATACTCATCATCATATTCATATTGTAAAATTCTCGATGCATCTTTCTCATTGTTATTGTCCAAAATACTTGGATCAGGCATGTCGGCTCTAGATTTCCTCACAAATTTTCCAACTGGAGCAGATGATGGCATCAACGGCCCTTGTGTCTGGTTCTTCCCACTATAAACTTTTGTATTCGAGGACACTGGCGTAGAATCAATTAGTATGCCTTTTCCTTTATCTTTCCTGCTAACAGTGgtggacttggcttgtgactgTGGGACCGTCTCTAATGAAGTATCTAAGCACATCAGATCATTATGAAGGGTTCCTTCTAAAATTCTTTGAATAACCTCTTCTGGATTCTGGTCGTAGACCTCGAGACATGCAGTTAAAAACCCTTTACCATAATCAGGGAACAGGTCCCTAATTTGACTGATTTTTGACTCTAGGACCACAGCCTCTTCATCCATCTGCACTGTTTGGTTCGGCACAGCAATCTTTGCAGAGTATGGTTCCTTATTAATCTCCTTCGGAGAACTCAAAATCCcagatatatatttttgttgttcATCGTCAAAAAATATCCATCCTGAATCAGAGCAACTAGATTAGAAAAATAATATGACACACTGTAGATATGCaacaattaaaaatattagttttgggTTGTCAGAGAGACCTGATGCCACCTAATATTTAAACGAGGAACTTAAAGTTTAACCCTCTAAAGAATTTCACTAGATCAAGTCTTTTtgctaataattataataagcaTAGCAATTTATGTGCAATTCCTACAAACATGTGCAAGTGATTTGTGCTAATTTACAAATAAGATAGTTACCATTATTCTTTAATCCCTCAATCTTGCTTGATATATTGAAATTCCTTTCGACATCTTGAAGAAATGTTTCCTTCCGATGGATTTCCTGGAAACTTAATGATACTGAATTGATGTCTCTAAATGTTTGAATCAGAATATCCGCTCTGATGACTGGGTCTTCCACATTGGCAGGAAACATCTTTGTGGCAGCTGGAAGAGGAATGCTATCCAGGAACACATCATCACTTAAATAGCAAAAGTGCAATAATTGCCACCCAAACTTCGCCAACCTCATTCTTAACATCTTCAAACTAACCACAATATTAGAGACTGTGTCATCTTGTTTGTCAGCAAAAATGATATGGAACCCCTTTTGCATGGATGGAATTAGCAAATCATGTAATCTGGCAAGGAAGCCCAGCAGATCCTCATTCCCATAACTACAGTGATATAGATCAGAAAAATATTCAATTGTTTTAGATAAATTTCACTTTTCAATCTTTAATCATACATTCGACATTGATAAATAGAACATAAACATGTTAACATATGAAAGGTCAACTTTTTTGCCGGGTAAGTCATACTTCTGTAGAGATTTAATGACTTTGTTTTTATTGATCATAAAATAACCAAATTTCAACGGTAAGAGATACCTCATCTCAACAGGGGAAGAGAAGAATAAAGCTGCTGGTTCGTAGGCACTAACAAAAGCATCCATTGATACAATTGCATCATTTATAAAGTCCATCACCTATCACAACAATAGATGACATCAACATTATGCTGCATATGTCAAAGAACTACATAAATTAAGGAACAACGATTTGCAATGTGAATAAACCAAATGCAGTGTGTTTTAAATAGTCTTGAAGCATTCAAAACATGTAACCTTTGCCGTAGCAAAATTCTACTTCAAAGTTCAAATAGCTTATAGCTTTGAAGTAATGTGCAGTAGCTGTTGTCTTTGAAAAGTTTGATAGTGTGTAAATAGGGATGTATATGTGAGCACATAAATATTATTACTCATCAATTGATCATCCATAAATGACAAGTATTTGCGTCTATTCTTATTTAACTTCCAGGTTTATCATAATTTGATGCCTTTAATATCAGGTTTATCACCCAGAAAAGATTGAACAAACTTTCAAAGaggcaaaaaacaaaacaaattacctccagaagatcagtttgaagaaaagCAGCATTATGGTCATCAAGACTTCCAGAAGCAAATAAGACCTGTACATAAATTTTTCCCCAAAAAGAAATTTATCAAATTGCCAAATAAATTTTTCCTTTATACTATAATATAACTATGTACATAAACTTTCTAACAATATTCAGCCAATTATAAATAGTTTTCTGAAATACTTCATGccttaatttaattttaacatgTCAAATAATGTATGGACATGGCACAAAAAATGTCAGCAGGCAAGTTATTTGTAAACAGGATGTTCAAATGAAATATCATTAGGCCAGTTTTCCAAGTGATTGATTGGTTTGATGCATGCATCTCACTTCTCAATACTTGGTTTAAAACCAGCAATAGAGTGACAGAGAGAAACCATGATCAAAAAGAAAATGCACACCAGAAAAGTATCAGGATTTCAAATGAAATGCAGAAACAAATAACTAAAGAAGAACTTGCAATTCCTCTAAAATCAAGCATATCAATTGTGGCTGGCCTTTCTACTTTGATCTCGTTATGTGTTTCTGGTCACAAACATAGTGCAAAAgtcatttctattttattattctGCTTGGCATATTAGAGC
Encoded proteins:
- the LOC131660818 gene encoding uncharacterized protein LOC131660818, which produces MSNRYGQGRQDNYNNNNKGFNKPQKKFVPKNPTPTLSTSLREKQQAGSGSSGNSSGRVQPGGVIGNFVNYLPQDEAVAAGFGAQDGGLDALESQRVVDLLNSQLSRLLKLKPKDFWSQVASDTSLHEFLNSFLQFRSRWYDFPHRGTRGIVAGVIFGEHDLSRRVFMLLYRMSSNRDPGARPADMLSLKDHEVLLQEKKLLDLPKLFDICAIYNHENEELTKLLVRKALHAQPWMHDNLTAVTFHFMSIASTMHERCSSSLEVLFASGSLDDHNAAFLQTDLLEVMDFINDAIVSMDAFVSAYEPAALFFSSPVEMSYGNEDLLGFLARLHDLLIPSMQKGFHIIFADKQDDTVSNIVVSLKMLRMRLAKFGWQLLHFCYLSDDVFLDSIPLPAATKMFPANVEDPVIRADILIQTFRDINSVSLSFQEIHRKETFLQDVERNFNISSKIEGLKNNGWIFFDDEQQKYISGILSSPKEINKEPYSAKIAVPNQTVQMDEEAVVLESKISQIRDLFPDYGKGFLTACLEVYDQNPEEVIQRILEGTLHNDLMCLDTSLETVPQSQAKSTTVSRKDKGKGILIDSTPVSSNTKVYSGKNQTQGPLMPSSAPVGKFVRKSRADMPDPSILDNNNEKDASRILQYEYDDEYDDSFDDLGLSVADSGVEESEILGDDEVNEKSGRSRAIGSGNSVQNASNIKWGSRKTPQYYVKDGKNYSYKVAGSVAVANSDEASLVNDAQKEMIHGLGRGGNLPLGAVQKLADSYKGGGNQFHVSETEGRGNSSGRGKREGGKQFEHNQQQGKQSDVSEVEGRDQGPNNRGRGRGRGRGGGRNNHYRKDQAMKKHFSGLSGF